The following proteins come from a genomic window of Nothobranchius furzeri strain GRZ-AD chromosome 1, NfurGRZ-RIMD1, whole genome shotgun sequence:
- the and3 gene encoding actinodin3 — protein MDYMCSVLHLSWITFSNWGVQLSTHKQRLKMVSSLCLLGPVCFLLLPGLLDAKSLLKAIKQEEMVPVGDVSITSERANGFLTHSRPKRNVDARWYRGNPDFQSYYRYYSSIGHTEGLYEIDKLRMLYQQMRYLEHAYGPNASYFQSKLGVPMIMCDPVTDKRCKEAPPPAMKGVPKATDPPATPPPLPPAPAISQADVLFLCNNKDPLCKPHIVYMPTGAVPVLCDPRYHPHCTPQKAPPPPVEVFKSAPLPPMKKFSPPPPVLVKKTPPASIRTFKGMEYDCDPYWDPDCLIDHPPRPVKGKILVPPPPPPPPEEEEEEEPVEEPPAPPAPMEKKLTFFPHPYYYAHPYDPRDDLYDPARFQYPQPADAPEGPAEGGK, from the exons atggattacatgtgttcagttcttcacctatcatggattacgttttctaactggggtgttcagctctccacccataagcaacg GTTGAAGATGGTTTCGTCGTTATGCTTGCTGGGGCCCGTTTGTTTTTTGCTTCTCCCAG GCCTCCTGGATGCCAAATCTTTGCTGAAGGCCATCAAGCAGGAAG AGATGGTTCCCGTGGGTGATGTCAGCATCACCTCAGAACGAGCAAACGGCTTCCTCACCCACTCTAGACCCAAGAGGAACGTGGACGCCAGGTGGTACAGAGGAAACCCGGACTTTCAGTCCTACTACAGATACTACAGCAGCATCGGACACACCGAGGGG CTCTATGAGATCGACAAGCTGAGGATGCTCTACCAGCAGATGCGGTACCTTGAACACGCCTATGGCCCAAACGCCTCCTATTTCCAGAGCAAACTGGGCGTGCCGATGATCATGTGTGACCCAGTTACAGATAAGAGGTGCAAAGAAGCTCCTCCTCCTGCAATGAAAGGTGTTCCGAAGGCCACAGATCCTCCTGccacacctcctcctcttcctcctgctcCAGCAATCTCCCAGGCAGATGTACTCTTCCTGTGCAACAACAAGGACCCCCTCTGTAAGCCCCACATCGTCTACATGCCCACCGGCGCTGTGCCCGTGCTGTGTGACCCTCGCTACCACCCCCACTGCACTCCCCAGAAGGCTCCGCCTCCCCCTGTAGAAGTATTTAAgtctgctcctcttcctcctatGAAAAAATTCTCCCCGCCTCCTCCGGTCCTGGTCAAGAAGACTCCCCCGGCCTCCATCCGCACCTTCAAGGGCATGGAGTATGACTGCGACCCGTACTGGGACCCCGACTGCCTGATCGACCACCCACCCAGGCCTGTCAAGGGGAAGATCCTGGTCCCCCCACCGCCACCACCCCCtcctgaagaggaggaagaggaggaacctGTGGAGGAACCACCTGCACCTCCTGCCCCCATGGAGAAAAAACTAACCTTTTTCCCTCACCCTTACTATTATGCTCACCCCTACGACCCCAGAGATGATCTGTACGACCCGGCCCGCTTCCAGTACCCACAACCGGCCGACGCCCCCGAGGGGCCTGCAGAGGGGGGCAAGTGA